In the genome of Impatiens glandulifera chromosome 6, dImpGla2.1, whole genome shotgun sequence, the window aaaaatatatagaaacaTTATTTAGTACATTTTTATGTTGTAgatgttaaaaaatatgttacacCTTTGTTGTTAGTagaattaaaaagaaattagagaaaataaatgttgaaaaataaGTTAAGAGTAGTGTTGAAGATGGGAGCGAGaagaaataaataacattttggtaataaaaaatttgaaaatattgaagagtcattatagaaaaatattttaaaaaaatgtttaggtGAAGTGTGAGTAAGACtctaaaagtatatatatatattgattatgatgtgaaatataaaaagtcaccttaaaattaataaaaatattcttttttaatattaatatagtcagATTTAAATTTTGCATCTTTCTCGTCTcaacttcaatttaaaatatctgaCCTTAACTATTAGGTACTCACAAATATCGAGAATTTAAAAAAGTTGATGAACACAAATTTGAAGTCAATACTAAATCATGTAAAACAATAATTCAATTATGATAGAACAATTTGCGATAATCTTacctaaaaattcaaaaatgtcTTAATTTAAAGTAAGATAATCTATATTACATAAATGAGTAACTAATTCATCAAAGTTTTAGTTCCATCTATGtttatatagaaatatatacTCATCTTTGCAAATGTTTAGTACTATTTGTTATTATTCTTACTTGGctatgttttttataatttttcatattaattggCGACATTTACAAATCAGCGTATTTATCTTCTGATTTTAGCCATTCGTGACGCTTTTGCATTTTAGGcttagtttttaatatttggCAACATTTTAATATCTAgtttacaattattttaaaatccaGTGGCTAAAATGCAAGTTTATAAACAATACTATTCATTAAtgtaacattaaaaaaatatctagtATAGAATGAAAATAAGGTTGTTTAAAACGAAACGACTCTCTTTTGTAGTTATCTATTTtgatgaataaatttatttcttcataAGTTCTTAAAAGCccaaagaagaaagaagaaatcaTGTCATaccaaaataaatcataaacaaacATGGAAATTAGATTCTGCTCTATTTGGaataactttattttgaatCTGAAtctaattaatacaaaaactATTAATACTTTTTTCTCACTATAAACATCATGACAATGGATGATTATGTTAGCTATTATACTAAATTACTAATAAACTCATATatcatcatttaaattattttaaaattgtaaattgCAACCAAAACAtataatacataatattttCACACATCAAGCATAACTAACAAAAGTATAGGCCACTTGGCTGCCAACATCTGGAccaattttaattgaaataataaataccataccacaatattattaatattatattaaaatagtgaaacaaagaaattaaaaataaaataaaaacactagAAAAAAGCCATAGAATGCCAGCCAACCCTCAAAAAGCAACTCATAATTCAcccattcatcttttttttatacttCAATGAATGCCCATATTGATTTACTCTTCAACCGGAGCCTCTTCCACCACCGCCGCAGTCGCCGCTTCCTCCACCGCCTCTACCGGAACCGCCTTTTCCTCAGCCACCTCGGCAGCTGGCTCCTCAACCTCGGCAACTGGCTCCTCAGCCTCGACAACTGGCTCCTCAGCCTCTACGGGTACTGCCTTTTCCTCGGCCACAGGCTCCTCAGCCTCGACAGGGACAGCCTTTTCTTCGACAGCCGGTTCCTCAACAACGGCTGCTGGTTCCTCGGAAACAGGCTCTTCCACTGTTGGTTCTTCAGCAACAGGTTCCTCTGCCTCGGCTTCAACAACTACAGCTGGTTCCTCGGAAACCGGGGACTCTGCTTCCGGTTCTTCAGCAACAGGAGCCTCTGTCTCTGCCACGGTTTCTTCTGTAGCCACGGCCTCAACGGTTTCCTCTACCGGGGTTGCAACTTCCTCGGTCTTGATCACTTCCTCAATTGGGGCAGCGGGTGAAACCTAGATCAATcgatacatatatattaaaaatgataagaatagttttaaaaacaataaaaacactttctatatataaaattcaaaaggtgacagatttatttgattttcataCAAGAAAGTTtgataataaaatgatttttccTATGATCAGATCAGATAGATCATGAAAAATACCTCAACAGATGCCATTTGAGAATTGGTGAAATTGAGTGCTTGAAATTAAAGGTATTATAAGAGAGAATAAGCAAAGAAGAAGACTGGCAATGAGAAGTGACACAATATGAGAGAGCTATTTATAGTGTAAATAAAAGAGTAacactaatttaatattaatatttgtaatagaAAGAGGGAGAAAGTTGTCATCTCACATCTCTGATTTAAAGAAGAACAATAACTTGAATGTCTGGTTGTAAATGttgttactttttattttattttattaaaattgatcgATGCCATCTCAAATTTGATTTGCAATTCCTACCCTTGTTTGGAAAttctgttttttcttttatgattttgcataaatgaaaattaattgtAGTAACATCACACTTTAATCTATCAatttctataataatataacCCTAAACATAATTTGAATCCCTTTAATTAGTTCAAaattaattgattgttgttaaattatataattcgaatttatttttattcaaaagtAGCTAAAATTCTTATAGTggttttaaaagattaaaaattagaatattttaaattgaaacaGGAGTAATAATGTTTGAATGtgaatatcatttcatttataaaataaataaaaataaaatttatttttagttataatttgaTAAGATCTAGCAAATTATACTCATTTTGGagatattttctattatttgtaTCTCTATATGCAAATTgattatagtattttttatttttttttttgtatttgttgTAGCAAATTGCAATCTTATGCAGATTTGATGCAtcttccaatttttttattaattttttttttttttttttgtaaacaaCACTCACaatctctaaaatatttctagattTGTTCATCCAAGAAACATTACATTTTTGCACATAGTTCAAAGATTATAAATCTCTactctttataattttatatttactcttagagcttgtttgttGTTATAaggttatttgatattttaattgggttttaaaaataattatttgataaaaaaaataagttatttgagttttttactccttgaattttatatttaaaaattaaattttataataaagtaaaaatattttattatttttattgataaattaagtaaCTAGATAGTAAACAATGCTAACATgtaatagttaaaattttaataaaacaaactaaaaaaatcaacatcaaattagatattttctattattttttaatttttataaacaaattcaattattaaattttatttaatttattaattaaaatatttttatttttttacaaaacataaatttaaaaaatatatattatatcaatttaatcaattaaaaattcaaataatttatattttcatctactaaaattatttttataaatatttaataaaaatcttaaataaaacataaataaggTATTCAAGTACAATTTGAGTCGTaacaataatttgtaaatttacttattaattaaatatgcttataaataaaaaaaaattaattagcgTGGGGCAGAAAAGAAAGAGATACACATGGTGGAGGACAAACATGTCATTTTCATTATCCACCATCATcactatttatattaaattaattagattagtactaaaattcaaatatattaaatagcGTCTAAATTCAGAATCGTCctatttaagttatatataatatattttttttataatctcgaaaataaattaattaaataatttttaaaaaaaaaagtgaaaatagaaaaaaaagaaaagcgACAAAGAGATGAAAAGGGGCGGTGCTTGAAGTGGGACCCAATAAGCACCCGCCGCGATCATTGCCGTCGATGAACCCCACTAAAGATCATGATTGCTGACGTGTCATGATCTTGAATAAGGGACACCTTTAATAATGGGTCCCACTCGGCCTACCTGTATATTCCTTTTCCATGTACTACCACTCGTGAATCTGGTCCCACACTTGCTGGCTGCCACGCCGGATTACAGTCActttttatatcttattttatatttttttattttttttaataaaaaattgggTTATGTCTCTCGGGACTAATCTCGATTTCGAGGGTTAAACATATAGTCTGTAAACCTACCTAAAGAGTAGAACTTGACAAACGTCAAGCTCGAACTCTCGGGATCTTTAAAAAGAATGGAATATCcacattttcaaattaattatatatattttttaattaattaattaaattaatatatatttttttagtgcAGTTGATCGTATTTTCatttgtttaaataatctattaagTTGGAtacatgttttttatttgatttgatcaaTACAACAActgaaatattgttttattaatttaaattttataacccAAGTTGGATTTAGGTTAATACATGTAGACAACTTGTTCTAATGCAATATAGATTAGATCGTggtttgaattgtttttttattaattcaaaaatattatctagATTCTTACTTAAACTTGTGTTACCAAATACCCAATCTTTTTATTATGtggaaattaatttttatatcagTTTCAAACAAGTTCAAGTTTTTagtgaaattttgaaaataagtgatttatgaaaaataaataattttgatataaaaaaaatatttataaaatagtctCCTAAGTCATATATTTATtgagattatataaatttaagagaTTCGATACTTAGTTTATAGTAAATTGTGtgttttcaatttaattcattatttttttataattctaaacaaatataaaatttacgTTCATCTATTCGTTTTATACAtagtttttcatttatttttgtaagcacttaaatatttttcaaactcacCGCAACTTTAATTCATACATCCTTgcatataactatatatatatatatatataattgaactctaatttatttttagtagataaaatgataaaaaaaaacaaattagagtatttttagatagaattgaatataaaatatttaaattttagttaaattttttaacattcTATTAATTTGTTAACgactttatttaaataactataatattcagttaataatatgaataagTTCTACTACATTAATCAAAGATAATTTGAACTTGGTGCCTAATTTTTTGAAGGACTTTTTATGCTTTAACTTagtttaaaaacacaaaataagttattatgCTATTGTGAATTggtttagaaaattaaaattttggatattttttattaaagattaaaaattgtattaataaaaatatttaagattggattttaatattatctataataattattaatctagtttttataataagtatctaaaactaaaatattatatgtagaATCTCAAACAACAGGAGTAAAactagtttttatttatttatgataaacttggataatgttgaaagttttatataaacaatCATAATAATCCAAACAAAAGAGGTGGCTAAgaaagatataataaaatattcagaAATCTAACAATAATTCAAACTGACGTTttgattgtgttttttttttattataatctaaaCGCCTCCTAGTTTGAATTCAAGatgacataaaaataattatttgaagttttttgaccaaaaactttaattaattttctcctaatttgtaattaaaaattcttatttaaaaacatattttaagggTGAATTTATACTAATAACCCACTAAATTTAAGTACAtctatgaaaaattatatttcaaataaaataatatcaatcaattctttcaataaaacaatttaattatgaactaacatattaaaattaagaattcgGTTTTGGTTATCACAAAtgtttattactatttttttctataatttgaatatttttcgAGTTCTAATCTTCGCGATTATGTTGAATAAgaatagaattattttcaaaaataaaatatttcttattttttactCTTTACATTATTGATTTGGTTGTGATTgagttattatgtatttttctcattaattatataaattattgattaaatatatatatatatatataatttttaaataactcattttttgataatacaaaatttaataaaataatttgaataatagttGATTTGAGAAggatttgaatatattttttttatattttaacctcttattaaaaaaatgggcAATGAATGATATTAAAAATGACCCATATTTCACATGATCTTTCATTCAacttaaacattataaaaagtttagtttgaatattatcatttaaatatacatattgaaaatttgaaatgacataattaataaaaaaaattatatacattttattgGTCAAAGTAAAATGTAACccccaaaatatatttttaaatgggCCATGTATGTTTGCAGATCTCGATGAGTTTTGTgccttattttatttgtttataagaTAAAGGAATCAATTAGTCCTCCATTTCTTTTAGCTTAGAAAGTTTTCCATTAAACTTTTGTGTAAAGACAAATCTGTCCTCAAActattaaatgtgtcaatatTTCCCATGAAATTTATCTATACTTTTgctttacaataatataataacattttattattattatataaaatcctagtatatataatatttaaaaactacTGAAAACAAGCataaaaaacaaacaagtcCTTATAATGAAACTAATCCTATTGAGTAAAGTTTGAGTCTTTTGGGTCCATACTAAGAGcctgtttgatcttgggtttttttagattttattaaaaaaaactttattgataaaaaaaaataagttatttgggtttttaattggttt includes:
- the LOC124942555 gene encoding proline-rich protein 27-like; this encodes MASVEVSPAAPIEEVIKTEEVATPVEETVEAVATEETVAETEAPVAEEPEAESPVSEEPAVVVEAEAEEPVAEEPTVEEPVSEEPAAVVEEPAVEEKAVPVEAEEPVAEEKAVPVEAEEPVVEAEEPVAEVEEPAAEVAEEKAVPVEAVEEAATAAVVEEAPVEE